One Jeotgalicoccus saudimassiliensis DNA window includes the following coding sequences:
- a CDS encoding ATP-dependent Clp protease ATP-binding subunit translates to MKCQNCGLNEANVNLAMNFNNQKMQVHLCDSCFQDIQGQMMNSNDFFKGSSFQNNNMNNKYFNGQGNKGTSTQTKERENKRDGLLDQLGNNISDEARAGNIDPVIGRDKEVKRVVETLNRRNKNNPVLIGEPGVGKTAIAEGLALKIVEGNVPTKLMDKEIYVLDVASLVANTSMRGQFEERMKQLIAELKERQDVILFIDEIHQIVGAGSAESSQMDAGNILKPALARGELQIIGATTLKEYRQIEKDAALERRLQPIIVKEPTLEESVLILKGIKDRYEKFHEVSYSDEVVEAFVNLSHRYIQDRFLPDKAIDLMDEVGARLNLANAENDTESIKQKLEKIAEEKDAAAEQEDYETAARLKYQELQLEKQLEAAADDKQVMDVDIADIQLIVEEKTGIPVTKLQSEEQAQMRDLGTNLSSKVIGQQEAVEKIAKAVRRSRAGLKSKYRPIGSFLFVGPTGVGKTELTKALAEELFGSRDSMIRLDMSEYMEKHSISKIIGSPPGYVGHEEAGQLTEKVRHNPYSIILLDEIEKAHPDVQNMFLQIMEDGQLTDSHGRTVSFKETVVIMTSNAGTGDNNASVGFNADQHESVSTLENLSDYFKPEFLNRFDAIINFNELSEENLMEIVDLMLTELQDALEENEIKISITDDAKKKLVSLGYDKRFGARPLRRVIQDKIEDQLTDLILEEDELENVKAHIKDGEITVVKA, encoded by the coding sequence ATGAAATGTCAAAATTGCGGATTAAACGAAGCGAATGTAAACCTTGCAATGAATTTTAACAATCAAAAAATGCAGGTTCATTTATGTGACAGCTGTTTCCAGGATATCCAGGGTCAAATGATGAATTCAAATGACTTCTTTAAAGGATCATCTTTCCAAAATAATAATATGAACAATAAATATTTCAATGGACAAGGAAACAAGGGAACAAGTACACAAACTAAAGAACGTGAAAATAAACGTGACGGCCTTTTAGACCAGCTCGGCAATAACATCTCGGACGAGGCAAGAGCAGGTAATATCGATCCGGTTATCGGACGGGACAAAGAAGTAAAACGCGTCGTTGAAACATTAAACAGACGCAATAAGAATAATCCGGTATTAATCGGTGAGCCGGGTGTCGGTAAAACAGCAATTGCTGAAGGGCTGGCACTGAAAATCGTAGAAGGCAATGTGCCAACGAAACTGATGGATAAAGAAATTTACGTTCTGGACGTCGCATCACTCGTTGCGAACACTTCAATGCGCGGTCAGTTTGAAGAGCGTATGAAACAGCTTATTGCAGAACTGAAAGAGCGTCAGGATGTCATTCTCTTTATCGATGAGATTCACCAGATTGTCGGCGCAGGTTCTGCTGAAAGCTCACAAATGGATGCGGGTAACATTCTTAAACCGGCATTAGCACGCGGTGAACTGCAGATTATCGGTGCAACAACACTGAAAGAGTATCGTCAAATCGAGAAAGACGCAGCCCTTGAACGCCGTCTGCAGCCGATTATCGTTAAAGAGCCGACGCTCGAGGAATCGGTTTTAATCCTTAAAGGTATTAAAGACCGCTATGAAAAATTCCACGAAGTCAGTTATTCCGACGAAGTGGTTGAGGCGTTTGTGAATTTATCGCACAGATATATTCAGGACCGTTTCTTACCGGATAAAGCAATCGACTTAATGGATGAAGTCGGTGCACGATTAAATCTTGCGAATGCGGAGAACGATACTGAATCCATTAAACAGAAGCTCGAAAAAATTGCTGAAGAAAAAGATGCAGCAGCAGAGCAGGAAGATTACGAAACGGCAGCACGCCTGAAATATCAGGAACTGCAGCTTGAAAAACAGCTGGAGGCTGCAGCAGACGACAAACAGGTCATGGATGTAGATATCGCTGATATTCAGCTGATTGTCGAAGAGAAAACAGGTATTCCTGTAACGAAACTCCAGTCTGAAGAACAGGCACAGATGAGAGATCTCGGTACGAACCTGAGCAGTAAAGTGATCGGCCAGCAGGAAGCAGTCGAAAAGATCGCGAAGGCAGTCAGAAGAAGCCGCGCCGGTCTTAAATCTAAATACCGTCCAATTGGTTCATTCCTGTTCGTCGGTCCGACTGGTGTCGGTAAAACTGAATTAACGAAAGCACTTGCTGAAGAGTTATTCGGTTCAAGAGATTCAATGATCAGACTCGATATGAGTGAGTACATGGAGAAACATTCAATCTCTAAAATTATCGGGTCGCCTCCGGGTTATGTTGGCCACGAAGAGGCTGGACAGCTGACAGAGAAAGTACGTCACAACCCTTATTCAATTATTCTTTTAGATGAAATTGAAAAAGCGCACCCTGACGTGCAGAACATGTTCCTGCAAATTATGGAAGACGGTCAGTTAACGGATTCCCACGGCAGAACAGTCAGCTTTAAAGAAACAGTTGTCATTATGACAAGTAACGCCGGTACAGGAGATAATAACGCGAGCGTCGGCTTTAACGCAGACCAGCATGAATCAGTCAGCACGCTTGAAAACTTAAGCGATTATTTCAAACCGGAATTCTTAAACAGATTTGATGCTATTATTAACTTCAACGAGCTGTCAGAAGAAAACTTAATGGAAATCGTCGATCTGATGCTGACTGAATTACAGGACGCACTGGAAGAAAACGAAATTAAGATATCAATTACAGATGACGCTAAGAAAAAACTCGTCAGCCTGGGCTACGACAAACGCTTCGGTGCAAGACCGCTGCGCAGAGTCATTCAGGATAAGATTGAAGACCAGCTGACAGACTTAATTTTAGAAGAAGACGAACTTGAAAATGTTAAAGCGCATATTAAAGACGGGGAAATTACCGTTGTAAAAGCTTAA
- the ybaK gene encoding Cys-tRNA(Pro) deacylase gives MKKKKIQKTNAMRALENHKISYDVHEYAWNEEHTDAKTAAERVNMPFEKIYKTLVAVGNNTGVIVACIPASNELDLKKFAKASGNKKVDMLQMKDLEKTTGYIRGGCSPVGMKKQFPTYIAAEAETMETIVVSAGKRGMQMELPPADLISVTDGTFADITE, from the coding sequence ATGAAGAAAAAGAAAATCCAGAAAACCAACGCAATGCGCGCCCTTGAAAATCATAAGATCAGCTACGACGTGCATGAATACGCATGGAACGAAGAGCATACAGACGCAAAAACAGCAGCTGAACGGGTAAACATGCCATTTGAGAAGATTTATAAAACGCTGGTGGCCGTCGGCAATAACACGGGAGTTATCGTTGCGTGCATCCCCGCTTCCAACGAACTCGACTTAAAAAAATTCGCCAAAGCAAGCGGCAACAAAAAAGTCGATATGCTTCAGATGAAGGACCTGGAAAAGACGACGGGCTACATCCGCGGCGGCTGTTCACCCGTCGGTATGAAAAAGCAGTTTCCGACCTATATCGCTGCGGAAGCTGAAACGATGGAGACAATTGTCGTATCTGCCGGTAAGCGCGGTATGCAGATGGAACTTCCTCCGGCGGATTTAATCAGTGTTACTGACGGAACCTTCGCCGATATTACAGAATAA
- a CDS encoding DeoR/GlpR family DNA-binding transcription regulator: protein MKRKRQEYIINRVAGDSSVTIELLAEELNVSEMTVRRDLKELEDDEQIIRTSNSILLKDSFLNEVPFVKKQLVNIEEKRLIAKKSMQFIKPNQTVLLDAGTTTLEICKLLKNTDFTVRIITNDIKAAAELIDSRHEVIILGGTVQQNIGSMYGAQTIDVLKNIKVNVSFVGTQAMMIGEGIFAPTIEKAKVKSLMMDCGQNTYLVVDSSKMNHTSFAKISDFDEFTAIITDDRLSQQEIDALSSYTTVI from the coding sequence ATGAAGAGAAAAAGACAGGAGTATATTATAAACCGCGTCGCAGGCGACAGCAGCGTTACGATTGAGCTGCTTGCTGAGGAACTGAATGTATCTGAAATGACGGTACGCAGGGATTTGAAGGAACTTGAGGATGATGAACAGATTATAAGAACGTCCAATTCAATTCTTTTAAAGGATTCATTCCTGAATGAAGTGCCTTTCGTGAAAAAACAGCTGGTTAATATAGAAGAGAAGCGGCTGATCGCGAAAAAATCGATGCAGTTTATCAAACCGAATCAGACGGTTCTGCTTGATGCGGGTACGACGACGCTTGAAATCTGCAAACTTCTTAAAAATACGGATTTCACAGTTAGGATTATTACAAATGATATTAAAGCGGCGGCGGAGCTGATTGACAGCCGGCATGAAGTGATCATTCTCGGAGGGACTGTGCAGCAGAATATCGGTTCGATGTACGGTGCGCAGACGATTGATGTACTGAAAAATATTAAAGTAAATGTGTCGTTTGTCGGTACGCAGGCGATGATGATCGGTGAAGGTATTTTCGCACCGACGATAGAAAAAGCAAAAGTGAAAAGTCTGATGATGGACTGCGGACAAAACACGTATCTCGTTGTAGATTCGAGCAAGATGAATCATACTTCGTTTGCAAAAATCAGCGACTTCGATGAGTTTACGGCAATCATTACAGACGACCGGCTGAGTCAGCAGGAAATAGATGCACTGTCATCATACACAACAGTCATCTGA
- a CDS encoding LysM peptidoglycan-binding domain-containing protein — MKKTIISAASLTALSAVAAANISASEVTVESGDTLWSISKGASQSVEEIKALNNLTSDLIFPGDVLKVDAEAPSAAPAEEVETEESATTYTIEAGDTLFAIANQFDVTVADLKAWNNLSSDLIIAGKDIAVAAEAAPAVETVEEAAPAQETAAPAVEETPAVEEVQEAAPAVEAAPAVQEVEEVQEVQEVQEVEQPQAAPAAEPAPAVTGGNAAAIANSLAAGKHYVYGGNSATAVDCSAFTQQFMAAFNGKSIPRDTYGQRAAGTQVSNPQPGDLVFFNNYSHVGVYIGNGQMVDALNPSEGVGQRAVSYVHGHVDGYYRF; from the coding sequence ATGAAAAAAACAATTATCTCTGCAGCATCACTTACAGCTTTATCAGCAGTAGCTGCAGCTAACATATCAGCATCAGAAGTAACAGTAGAATCAGGTGACACGCTTTGGAGTATTTCTAAAGGTGCATCACAATCAGTTGAAGAAATTAAGGCTCTAAACAACTTAACTTCAGACCTTATTTTCCCTGGCGACGTTCTTAAAGTAGACGCTGAAGCTCCAAGCGCAGCTCCTGCTGAAGAAGTTGAAACAGAAGAATCTGCTACTACATACACAATTGAAGCAGGCGACACTTTATTCGCTATTGCTAACCAGTTTGATGTAACAGTTGCTGATCTTAAAGCGTGGAACAACCTTTCATCAGACCTTATCATCGCTGGTAAAGACATCGCAGTTGCTGCAGAAGCAGCACCAGCTGTTGAAACAGTAGAAGAAGCAGCTCCTGCACAGGAAACTGCAGCACCGGCTGTTGAAGAAACACCAGCAGTAGAAGAAGTACAGGAAGCAGCGCCAGCAGTAGAAGCAGCTCCAGCAGTTCAGGAAGTTGAAGAAGTACAGGAAGTTCAGGAAGTTCAGGAAGTTGAACAGCCACAGGCAGCTCCTGCAGCTGAACCTGCACCGGCAGTAACTGGCGGAAACGCAGCGGCAATTGCTAACTCATTAGCAGCTGGCAAGCACTACGTTTACGGTGGAAACTCTGCTACAGCAGTAGACTGCTCAGCATTCACTCAGCAGTTCATGGCAGCGTTCAACGGTAAATCAATTCCTAGAGATACTTACGGTCAAAGAGCAGCAGGTACACAGGTTTCTAACCCGCAGCCAGGTGACTTAGTATTCTTTAACAACTACTCACACGTTGGAGTATACATCGGAAACGGCCAAATGGTAGATGCTCTTAACCCTTCTGAAGGTGTTGGACAGCGCGCAGTATCATACGTACACGGTCACGTTGACGGTTACTACAGATTCTAA
- a CDS encoding carbon starvation CstA family protein: MLTFFTALFLLIAGYMVYGKIVEKIFVINDKEPTPAYKTNDGVDYMPMHPIKGWLIQLLNIAGLGPVFGAVAGAVYGPPALIWIVVGCIFAGAVHDYFAGMLSLRHNGSQFPALVERYLGKGVKAFIYIVSLALMILVAAAFTAGPAELISLKTGGAIPFFAALVIIFAYFVMAAVLPINKIIGRIYPFFGAVLIIMAVSVMIGLIFSDTPIPNLTFENQHPAGLPVWPLIMVTISCGAISGFHSTQSPIIARTVKKESDGRRVFFGAMIAEGVIALIWATAGMTFFHGTSGLAEALAAGGPAGVIDTISIEMLGSAGAILAFLGAIILPITTGDTALRSSRMMLTEAVAGIRKSGKAPKMLWMTLCVGIPAFLLSTIDYTFLWRYLGFTNQMVAATMLWVAAVYLLKEAKFHYIAGIPALFMTGVVGTYFLYAPETLNLDYNIAIIGGLVPVAVTGYLYVKAILKQRTAAVKDPAYEH; this comes from the coding sequence ATGCTTACATTTTTTACAGCCCTGTTTTTACTAATTGCAGGCTATATGGTATACGGAAAAATAGTTGAAAAGATTTTTGTTATAAATGATAAAGAACCCACACCGGCATACAAAACAAACGATGGTGTTGACTACATGCCGATGCATCCGATTAAAGGATGGCTGATTCAGCTCTTAAACATCGCAGGACTCGGTCCGGTATTCGGTGCTGTTGCCGGTGCAGTTTATGGACCGCCGGCGTTAATCTGGATCGTTGTCGGATGTATATTCGCAGGTGCCGTGCATGATTACTTTGCCGGCATGCTGAGCCTGAGACATAACGGTTCACAGTTCCCTGCGCTCGTTGAGAGATATTTAGGAAAAGGTGTTAAGGCGTTTATCTATATTGTCTCTCTTGCATTAATGATTCTTGTTGCAGCTGCATTCACTGCAGGTCCTGCTGAACTGATTTCATTAAAAACAGGCGGAGCAATTCCATTTTTTGCAGCTCTGGTTATTATCTTTGCATATTTCGTAATGGCTGCCGTCTTACCGATTAATAAAATTATCGGACGTATTTACCCTTTCTTCGGTGCGGTACTGATCATCATGGCAGTCTCTGTCATGATTGGACTGATTTTCTCAGACACACCAATTCCGAACCTGACTTTTGAAAACCAGCATCCTGCAGGACTTCCTGTGTGGCCGCTGATTATGGTTACAATTTCGTGCGGTGCAATCAGCGGATTCCACTCTACTCAGAGCCCAATCATTGCACGTACTGTTAAAAAAGAATCTGACGGGCGCAGAGTATTCTTCGGTGCGATGATTGCTGAAGGCGTAATTGCCCTGATCTGGGCAACTGCAGGTATGACGTTCTTCCATGGAACAAGCGGCCTGGCGGAGGCACTGGCTGCAGGCGGACCGGCAGGTGTTATCGATACAATCTCTATTGAAATGCTCGGTTCTGCAGGTGCAATTCTTGCTTTCCTTGGTGCAATAATTTTACCGATTACTACCGGGGATACAGCACTCCGTTCATCACGCATGATGCTGACTGAAGCTGTTGCAGGTATTAGAAAAAGCGGTAAAGCACCTAAAATGTTATGGATGACACTGTGTGTCGGTATTCCGGCATTCCTGCTATCTACGATTGACTACACATTCTTATGGAGATATCTCGGCTTTACGAACCAGATGGTCGCAGCGACGATGTTATGGGTTGCGGCAGTTTATCTTCTGAAAGAAGCTAAGTTCCATTACATTGCAGGTATTCCGGCACTGTTTATGACAGGTGTTGTCGGCACGTACTTCCTTTACGCGCCTGAGACGCTGAATCTCGATTACAACATCGCCATCATCGGCGGACTCGTTCCGGTTGCCGTGACAGGTTACCTGTACGTTAAAGCGATTCTGAAGCAGCGTACTGCGGCAGTTAAAGATCCCGCGTACGAACATTAA
- a CDS encoding LLM class flavin-dependent oxidoreductase produces the protein MSKKVQFGVMLHGPGGHMNAWRSADVAADASVNFEHYKNITLTAENAGFSFVFVADGLFINDKSIPHFLSRFEPLTLLGALAPITSHIGLVATVSTSYSEPFTIARQLASVDMMSGGRAGWNVVTSPLEGSAKNFSKDKHPEHSLRYDIADEHLAVVQGLWDSWEDDAFIRDKESGQYFDKSKMHELNYEGEFFKIAGPLNIERSPQGQPIIFQAGASPKGSAFAARNADAVFTHAGSLEKAKKTYADLRKQAADNGRNPDEIKVFPTLQPIVGKDREQVKERYEYIKNLVTIEEALAYLGRYFDHHDFSQYDADAPFPELGDIGKNSFQSTTDDIKARAKEHNLTLREVALEETTRESPFMGTYEEVANQIIEWIDNDAADGFVLTPHILGEFFHDFIDKVIPILVEKGYYDTSYESKTLRDELGLPFKKNRYSK, from the coding sequence ATGAGTAAGAAAGTACAGTTCGGAGTCATGCTTCACGGTCCGGGCGGACATATGAACGCATGGCGTAGCGCTGACGTCGCTGCTGATGCAAGTGTTAATTTTGAGCATTATAAAAACATTACGCTGACAGCGGAAAATGCAGGATTTTCATTTGTTTTCGTTGCTGACGGCCTGTTTATCAACGATAAATCAATCCCTCACTTCCTGAGCCGTTTCGAGCCGCTGACACTGCTCGGAGCCCTTGCACCGATCACCTCTCATATCGGTCTCGTTGCCACTGTATCGACATCATACAGCGAACCGTTTACGATTGCCCGCCAGCTGGCTTCCGTTGACATGATGAGCGGCGGCCGTGCCGGATGGAACGTTGTAACGTCACCGCTTGAAGGCAGTGCAAAAAACTTCAGTAAAGATAAACACCCGGAACACAGTCTCCGTTACGATATCGCTGATGAACACCTTGCAGTCGTACAGGGACTCTGGGATTCATGGGAAGACGATGCGTTTATCCGCGATAAGGAAAGCGGACAGTATTTCGATAAAAGTAAAATGCATGAACTGAACTACGAAGGCGAGTTCTTTAAAATTGCCGGACCACTGAACATCGAACGTTCACCGCAGGGCCAGCCGATTATCTTCCAGGCGGGTGCCTCACCGAAAGGTTCTGCCTTTGCCGCGCGAAATGCCGATGCGGTATTCACACATGCCGGTTCACTCGAGAAAGCTAAGAAAACATATGCAGATCTTCGCAAACAGGCTGCCGACAACGGACGCAATCCGGATGAAATTAAAGTGTTCCCGACGCTGCAGCCGATTGTCGGTAAAGACCGCGAACAGGTGAAGGAACGTTATGAGTATATTAAAAACCTCGTCACAATCGAAGAGGCATTGGCCTACCTCGGCCGTTACTTCGATCACCATGACTTCAGCCAGTACGATGCAGATGCACCGTTCCCTGAACTCGGTGACATCGGAAAGAACAGTTTCCAGTCCACTACGGATGATATTAAAGCACGTGCGAAAGAACACAATCTGACACTCCGTGAAGTCGCGCTCGAAGAAACGACTCGCGAAAGTCCGTTTATGGGAACATACGAAGAAGTTGCGAACCAGATTATTGAATGGATTGATAATGATGCTGCTGACGGATTCGTGCTGACACCGCATATCCTCGGTGAATTCTTCCATGACTTCATCGACAAAGTCATTCCGATTTTAGTCGAAAAGGGATACTACGATACGTCATACGAAAGTAAAACATTACGCGATGAACTCGGTCTTCCTTTTAAGAAAAACAGATACAGTAAATAA
- a CDS encoding MsnO8 family LLM class oxidoreductase: MEFNILNQSPVLEGHSVEESLGHTVELAKLADSLGYKRYFVSEHHNMENLIGTAPEVLVTHLINHTKNINIGAGGVMLSHHNPFHVAEQFQLISHLAPGRVNLGVGKAPGGTPLSTAALQHELRPDIDSFNDRFLKLKSYIDGTHENSRSLKISVDTDSSKPEVFLLGGSLSSAEFAAENGVNFIFAHFIKNDESLLKEVAAAYKSLNPDGRFITALTVLIAETEEDKKTAAEKNALYSLTFKDGKTLRVTTEKQVNDYIRNSNEKIDVEKTKLDMILGTRDEILTKLDTLADDSPIDEFMFHIPSLDPALRNHTVETLAPIHTIHKEKAGIL; encoded by the coding sequence ATGGAGTTCAATATTTTAAATCAGAGTCCTGTGCTGGAAGGCCACTCTGTCGAAGAGTCACTCGGTCATACGGTGGAACTTGCGAAGCTCGCAGATTCACTTGGCTACAAACGCTATTTTGTTTCTGAGCACCACAATATGGAAAACCTGATCGGCACTGCACCCGAGGTGCTGGTCACACATTTGATTAATCATACGAAAAATATAAACATCGGTGCCGGCGGTGTGATGCTGTCGCATCATAACCCGTTCCACGTTGCCGAACAGTTCCAGCTGATCAGTCACCTTGCACCGGGCCGCGTTAATCTCGGTGTTGGCAAAGCACCCGGCGGGACGCCGCTGTCGACTGCTGCTCTCCAGCATGAACTCCGTCCCGATATCGATTCTTTCAACGACCGTTTTTTAAAACTGAAGTCGTATATCGACGGCACACACGAAAACAGCAGATCGCTTAAAATATCAGTGGATACTGATTCGTCGAAGCCGGAAGTTTTCCTCCTCGGCGGGAGTTTATCGTCTGCGGAGTTCGCAGCGGAGAACGGCGTAAACTTTATATTCGCCCATTTTATTAAGAACGACGAATCGCTGTTAAAAGAAGTTGCGGCAGCTTACAAAAGCTTAAATCCGGACGGCAGATTCATTACCGCTTTAACGGTACTCATTGCCGAAACAGAAGAAGATAAAAAAACTGCAGCCGAAAAAAACGCGCTGTACTCCCTGACATTCAAAGACGGTAAAACATTACGCGTCACGACGGAAAAACAGGTGAATGATTATATTAGAAACAGCAATGAAAAAATCGATGTTGAGAAAACAAAACTGGATATGATTCTCGGCACACGGGATGAAATTCTCACAAAACTCGATACACTTGCCGATGACAGTCCGATTGACGAGTTCATGTTCCACATTCCGTCACTTGATCCGGCACTCCGCAATCATACAGTGGAAACACTTGCACCGATTCACACCATACACAAAGAAAAGGCTGGGATATTATGA
- the trhO gene encoding oxygen-dependent tRNA uridine(34) hydroxylase TrhO gives MKYRVLLYYYYADVEDPETFAADHLRFCKDLGLKGRILVAHEGINGTVSGDYEQTERYMEYMKAHPLFKDIVFKIDEAEEHAFKKMFVRPRPELVNLSLDADIDPREQTGEYLSPAEFYEQMQRDDTVVLDVRNIYEYDVGHFRGAIKPEVETFRDTPQWVRDNKHLFEGKKILTYCTGGIRCEKFSGWLKNEGFDNVAQLHGGVATYSKDPVAKGQLWDGQMYVFDERLTVPINQVEHVVVGKDHFDGEPCERYINCANPECNAQILSSEENQAYHLGGCSIECAEHSRNRYIVEQNMTGEFVKARIEELKQTDFAKTEPVLSHKG, from the coding sequence ATGAAATATCGAGTTTTACTTTACTATTACTATGCGGATGTAGAAGATCCGGAAACATTTGCGGCAGATCATTTAAGATTTTGTAAGGACCTCGGCTTAAAAGGCCGTATTCTCGTTGCACATGAAGGTATCAACGGAACGGTGTCGGGTGATTACGAACAGACTGAACGCTATATGGAATATATGAAAGCACACCCGTTATTTAAAGACATCGTCTTTAAAATTGACGAAGCAGAAGAACATGCATTTAAAAAAATGTTCGTCCGTCCGCGCCCCGAGCTCGTTAACTTAAGTCTCGACGCTGACATTGACCCGCGCGAGCAGACAGGCGAATACTTATCACCTGCAGAGTTCTACGAACAGATGCAGCGCGACGATACAGTTGTACTGGATGTACGCAACATTTACGAATATGATGTCGGCCATTTCCGCGGTGCGATTAAACCTGAAGTGGAAACTTTCAGAGATACACCGCAATGGGTACGCGACAACAAACACTTATTTGAAGGTAAAAAGATCCTGACATACTGCACAGGCGGAATCCGCTGTGAAAAATTCTCAGGATGGCTGAAAAACGAAGGCTTTGATAATGTGGCACAGCTTCACGGCGGTGTTGCAACCTACTCTAAAGACCCTGTTGCCAAAGGTCAGCTGTGGGACGGTCAGATGTACGTCTTTGATGAAAGACTGACAGTGCCGATCAACCAGGTTGAGCACGTTGTAGTCGGAAAAGACCACTTTGACGGCGAACCGTGCGAACGCTACATCAACTGTGCCAACCCGGAATGCAACGCGCAGATTTTATCATCCGAAGAAAACCAGGCATACCACCTCGGCGGATGTTCAATAGAATGTGCCGAGCACTCACGTAACAGATATATCGTTGAGCAGAACATGACAGGCGAATTCGTTAAAGCACGTATCGAAGAATTAAAACAGACAGATTTTGCGAAGACAGAACCTGTACTGAGCCATAAAGGTTAA
- a CDS encoding DsbA family oxidoreductase has translation MDVKIYTDIACPFCYIGKKNFEKALAEYKTDEKINIEYASYELDNQAPKEPQKNIYEVLAAKHEQPMEEIERMVSHIVEQGKISDIEFNMDKVIPANTRDAHRLLKLSYEFGLEEGVLESLYRAYFTEGKNVSDKDVLLEIAKANGMPEVPAKEVINDPSLFLENVIGDFNMAKVNKVRTLPYYIFDDKFAISGAREPRHYTIALNKTLMPEE, from the coding sequence ATGGACGTTAAAATTTATACAGATATCGCATGTCCGTTTTGCTATATCGGCAAGAAGAACTTTGAAAAAGCGCTCGCCGAATACAAAACAGATGAGAAGATTAATATAGAATATGCAAGCTATGAGCTGGATAACCAGGCGCCGAAGGAGCCTCAGAAAAACATATACGAAGTACTGGCTGCAAAGCACGAACAGCCGATGGAAGAGATTGAAAGAATGGTCAGCCATATCGTCGAACAGGGTAAAATTTCCGATATTGAGTTCAATATGGATAAAGTGATTCCTGCGAACACGAGAGATGCACACAGATTATTAAAGCTGTCGTATGAATTCGGACTGGAAGAAGGCGTGCTTGAGTCACTGTACCGGGCATATTTCACAGAAGGCAAAAACGTCAGCGATAAGGATGTACTGCTTGAGATCGCGAAAGCAAACGGGATGCCTGAAGTACCGGCGAAAGAAGTGATTAACGATCCGAGCTTATTCCTCGAAAATGTTATCGGCGATTTTAATATGGCGAAAGTCAACAAAGTACGTACGCTGCCGTATTACATATTCGACGACAAATTTGCGATCAGCGGTGCAAGGGAACCGCGTCACTATACGATTGCCTTAAACAAAACACTGATGCCGGAAGAATAG
- a CDS encoding GNAT family N-acetyltransferase, whose product MSLRLAESDDVPYIMEIIKKVIPRMHAAGNYQWDEYYPTEATFKKDIKNGTLYVYEEKREIKGCIVADNNHAFAYDDIPWELARMDCLALHRLAVDPAFQGQGIAQKILKGIIKIGKDKSYLGIHTDTSQENKPMQQLFSKLGFEYKGHLNLDDNLNDWYAAYEKVF is encoded by the coding sequence ATGTCTTTACGTTTAGCAGAGAGCGACGATGTACCTTATATAATGGAAATTATTAAAAAGGTCATTCCAAGAATGCACGCAGCAGGAAATTATCAGTGGGATGAGTATTATCCGACGGAGGCAACTTTTAAGAAAGATATTAAAAACGGCACTCTTTATGTTTATGAAGAGAAGAGGGAAATTAAAGGATGCATCGTTGCGGATAATAATCACGCGTTTGCCTATGATGATATTCCGTGGGAGCTTGCACGAATGGATTGTCTTGCACTGCACAGACTTGCTGTTGATCCTGCTTTTCAGGGTCAGGGAATTGCACAAAAAATTTTAAAAGGCATTATTAAAATCGGGAAAGACAAATCTTATCTTGGTATACATACGGATACATCGCAGGAAAACAAACCGATGCAGCAGTTATTTTCTAAGCTCGGATTTGAATATAAGGGGCATCTGAACCTCGATGACAATCTGAATGACTGGTATGCAGCATACGAAAAAGTTTTTTAG